The following nucleotide sequence is from Agromyces sp. SYSU T00194.
CCAGGTGAGTCCCGCATCCGCGTCCATGCCGAAGAACGTGAACAGGCTGTGGAACCCGACGAGGATGAGCTCGATGGCCCACTTGATGGGCCAGAGTATGGTGCCGATGATGTCCATGGGGGTGGATCAGTCCTTTCCGGGGGCTGCGACGACGAAACCGAAACGGGTGGTGCGGTAGCGCTGCCGGCGCGAGTGCGGCACGTCGTCGATGCCGCCCTCCGCCCAGGGGTGACAGCGTGCGAGACGGCGGACCGTGAGCGCAGTGCCCACGACCGCACCGTGTTCCTGCACCGCACCGAGCGA
It contains:
- the yidD gene encoding membrane protein insertion efficiency factor YidD, yielding MRAFLTALLLLPRNFLVLLLRIYRAVISPLYGDVCRYYPSCSAYSLGAVQEHGAVVGTALTVRRLARCHPWAEGGIDDVPHSRRQRYRTTRFGFVVAAPGKD